AGATAAAAACAAGACCTCCTGGGGTGTTCTGTGGCATCTATTTGACCATATGACATGGGCGAATTCGTgatgctttgaaaaaaaatctaCATTTCCCTTGATTCAATTGCTTAATATTAAGGTGTTTGCTTCTTGAAAAATCACATTTCCTTCAAGCTCAACATCCAATTGTAAAATATCAATTAACTCATCTAGTCAGTAACGATTCAAATGACATGATCAATGTGAAAGGCGACGCGATCCAGCCGCACTGGTTTTGCCAGCAAGGGCTGCGGACTCAAACTTCAATGTGGATGCCTTTCGTCAGAGCAATCGTGAAAACGAAGGGCAACGACAGCCTCTTTAaacggtggtaatttgaaccTTATCAATGAACTCATTTGATATCGATACCAAATTTTCGATTTTCACTTCCCCactagaaagcgtccgttttttctattagccaataagagagcgaggagaattatgaatttggtcgcgtcagattgaataaactttgaagtttctcgcgcatagctgtctcgcgttttgacttaattttgtcccctctacacCTATGTATGTGTTACACCTATGTAAAGGGTTTTACACCTATATAAGACTTCATTTGCTTTGAAGATAGAGGTTTTGGGTCGTTTATGAAACCGGAGCAGGGGAGGAGAGAGTGTTGGTTTTTTCTCCCCCCTTGAAAACCAGATATGCCAAGTATTGCAAGTAATTACATACATTCTGACGTCAATAAGCGTCAAAAAGGTTTTCCCTTACACTTTGACTCAACTGTAATATGATATCGCTTGTGATGAAGAATACAAAAAATAAAGGatctatcgcctcgtggatccacagctactttgacaatgttatgacgaaattcatgatcaataacaggacagacgcatgaaaaactgacgtcaatttgttaattgggtcctaccaatatggcgccgatggcttcaaaaacttgggttctaaaacaatagatagctcgatccagtcttttttttgaGATGAGTGGTCTCAACATGCAGAGGCAGTGTGCTGTTGGAggcgagggggggggggggaggaacAAAAGTACAAAAGTGTCAAGGACAAACTATTCATCAATAGTGGTTTCCTTTAATAAGAAAAAATGTATAAACTGTCTCATTCGGCGTGATTGTCattcctttatttcatttgTACTCAGTCTCCTTACAAATGTGGCTTCCATGTAATAATTCGTGCCAGACAATTCAAGCCACGCAAAGACCTAGAGGAACCTTGATTCCAATGACAATGAACTCTCAACTGTCCTGGCTCAATGTTGGGAACACTTGCTCTTAATTCATATCACAGCGCGTTGACGAGGAATTTGTGGTGGGAATGAGGATTCCACTACCTTTTTGTTTCAAGACACTTCAAGAATATTTTTTCATTGTCGACCTAGTGAAGTGTTGTTGGAATACTTTAGCCACTTTTTTTCTAACAGTAGTAAATAATTGAACTTCCCTTTCAGCAAATCTAGcaatgaaatataaatgcacTAAAACAGTTTGAGAAGAGAGTAATGAATGTTGTCATTGAAATACTTACTTTGGTAGCGAAAACACCACAAAGCTTTGTCACAAAAGATGACCCTTGTGCAGTTCGGAGTAGAAGTATTTCGTTGTCAAACATAGCTTTATTAGCAGCGTCCTGTATTTTGATGGCAAAATCCTGTCCGGTTTGCCGGTTATTGTACAACAAGACCTTTAAACCAAGATACACACAACAAAAAATGAGGGTAAAAATCAAGAATCCATGTGCGAACTTTAGTGGTAGCACGTTAGAGTTCTGATAGATTCTTTTGATTTCCAAGGACCATTAGCATTGGCAAACTTGAGCTttcagagcagttttcaaatgactgaagAAAAATCAATTCCAAACTATCTACTTCAGCCAATCATAACAGGAGCAAAGagagcgatgaaccaatcagaattcctagcaattagtacatgtaacttgctcaaagggGGAACAAGAAGCAGTTATTTTGGGTTAGCTAGTTTCTcgttggctgaaaaactggtgcgAGATTTTTTCGCCAATCACttagcgtagcaatcgcaaatgTATAATCATTTTACACAGCTCTACATATCTTCTCGCCATTCAACCATCCATAGTATTCTTGAGAAGACATAAGACATAAGGATAAACACAGGACAGGACGTGCTCTTCTCCAATCTATGTCTAGTAGAGCATTTGGTTACGTCTCCTGTCAGCGGtcgtttttcttttaagttcGTAAGCAGTCTGCAAGACACCTCCTCCTCCCTCATCCCTTTCAATTTACTCCTCCCACCCCTCTGTGAAATGCTAAAATTCATGATTTTGGCTCATAACAGGACAAAAAATCTTAAGAGTAAAaataatcaacaacaacaactccaTCATAAATGCAAAGTAAACTTACATTCCCAAACTCTCCTTGTCCAAGTTGTCCCACAAAGTCCAAATTTTCCAGACTATCTATCCAGGAATTCTCTGCTGCGTTTGGCAATTTACTCGGaggttcttgttttcttttcgtcTGTCGCTTTCTCTTCATGTTTATCTAAAAAAAGAGTACATGTATGATTTTTTATACCTTGCCAACTAGATACACAGAACAAATGGTGAGCGTATGAAGAAGCAATTTTCGAGCGAAGCCCGACAGTTGCGCGGTTATTAATTGCACGAACGTTTCGCCCAAAGTTTCATTCGTTCCATTTCATATTTTATCACATaaggggcaaaattactgaatgctgattggctgagacagggCATTTTTTCCTAATTAAGAGGGCagttttggtaatcaagagggcatggtTACTCgatcctgattggtttaaagttgcttagcaacgagtttattgctaagatttgttgctgattaaaattttctgcaacaatggcgtCCCGTTTGCAGAAGCCCACGAAGAGTTTAttgaagaaacacaagtgagaacaaaagcacaaaaaaagtACGGACTGCTGGACTaaaattttccaacaatgggcaaagacgagaggaaaaaaaaaatgagcaactcGAAAGCTACGAAGTACTAGAGATAAACGAAGTcctcgataattttgcccttgATGTGATAAACCAGTAATCGCAAGTGTCttcgggcaattaaggattaatttcacttgtattttgaaAGTTCTCCAAAATGCCCTCGTTGCctcgcgactcgggcaattttgtaaaaactttgaaaataggCGTGAAactaatccttaattgcccttgGGCCCATGGTATTACATATacaaagcaatagaaaacgttttccgtgtttgtatagcctgatataaacacgagagcgGTTGGGAGAATTCAACACAGTTATGCAAACACGAGAccaagtcgagggtttgcattactgttgagaattctcccaacccctcgacaTGCAGGCGTTTACGAGAACCTTACAATCACTCTCAGTCAAAGGAAACTTGTGTTGTCTCTCTTAGAGTATGTCCATATCACCACGTTACcgttctgggcccagttgtttaaaggatGAATAGAGCTATCTAGTTGAGTCATCCACTGGATAGGGTTATCCTCCTTTTTAACAACTGGGGTGTGAAGAAAAGCCAAAAAGTTACGCTATTAACATTTCCGCCaattaaatattaatcaaatcTGTCTTTACACTTCAAACTCTCAAGCCGCCTGTTTTTAAATTATGTACCGCTGGCCTTTAGATTACTTAAATATGCATCATCGCCTCACCTTAACCTGtgcaatcttttgttttttgcactgGAAGTGTCGCCACGCAAACTGGATGCATTTTGCAGCCTTCTGTTCAatagagaattattattattcttctttTACTTCTCAAAAAGGATCTCAAAGCAAAACCAAACCACTCGCCCTCTACTCAGTGCCCACCTACCCTACTCATTTGGCTCAACAAATTCCAACTGTGATACCAAAAAATGAAAGCTCAATGAATTAATGATAGCATCCTTGTATTCCACTCTTCGACCACTAAGCGCAGTTCCTCAAATACTGGTTAAATTAACCCAAGACTAGTAAAAATGTTCGCAAACCATTTACTTGCAATTGCAACTGAGCCTAGGATGATTTTAATAAAATATTGGTCCTTAGGTTTTTAACCAGACCTCTACTTTTTGTTAAGTTCAAATAAAATGGTTAGGGCGTCAGCAAAATTCAACCTTCGTTTGTTGTTTTATCCCGGGTTAACGTAGGTTGCCTTTTCAACAGGTAAGCCCTAACTTTTACGTAAGATTTTTGTTTATGGTTCCGATTTCGTGATTGTGCAGAAATCAGTATTTTGCGGTGGCGTGTCCACCATGTTTTTTGAAAAGGCGAAGTTATCTAGTCTATGGAGTACTCGCCTTGAAAAAGTGTTTTCAAAAATGTTGTTCTTTCCAGGGAATGAAAACAGGAGAAAATTTGGTGCCTGTTTTAAAAGATATGCGCCGAAAAAAGTAGGTTTTTTCTCACCTCCATTTCTTTTGCCTCCCGTATTTTCTTATGTTGATATTTCCTCCAGGCAGCCTGAATAGTGACTGCAGCATACTGATAAGAAGACGAAAACTTGATTTAAAAATACGGCGACGCCGATGACAACTACAGTCAAGCACGATCGTGCCACAAATTCCGATGAATATCTCTTACATTGAGCACACAACACTGCTAACTCTCTTGAAATTTGATGCCTGTTTAAATTAGAACGATATGCGCCGCAAAAAGTAGGTTTTTTCTCACCTCCATTTCTGTTGCCTCCAGTATTTTCTTATGTTGATATATCCTCTAGGCAGTCTGAATAATGGCCGCAGCATTCTGATAAGAAGACGaaaagttgatttaaaaatacgACCACGACGATGACAACTGCACTCAAGCATGATCGTGCCACAAATTCCGATGGATGTCTCTCAGATTGAGCACACAACACAAGTAACTCTCTTCAAGACTTTATAAATAACTGCAACTGTCGTAAAAATCTGAGATAATTTCTAATCCTTTGAACTTGTACACGGTTTATAACCTGTGTTCTGACCTCTGAATAAGTTTATGGACTCACCTTCTGTTACTGCCCTTTATTTCttacaaaaaacaaatgaggTTTGGGCGATATTAGGAAGAAGTAATTTAAATTTGATATTCAGGTTCCTGCTCGATGGCTTGTTTACTAAACTTCCAATAGCTCTCAAGAACATTCTGAGACCTCTCGACTAAGATTTTCAAGCGTTTGGCTTATTCGTCTGTTTTGCGGCTGCGATTTTTTCCAGAAATTTCTGGAACCATAACTATATCGTGTTTCACAAATTCCATCTCAGCATGTCATTCTTAAATGATCTTTATTCGTTGAGAAAGCGTAAACTTCTTAACTCTTTATTTCAGAAATTTCGGAAACGTCTGGCTATAAATGGAGTTCAGAGAAATTCAATCTTTTAAGACTTTCCTTTCGTCAGAGGGTAAGCACTGTCAGTCAAATTTAAGTCCAAAATGTCGGCAAAACGTACGTGACGTCTAAAAAAATAAGCTGCTCTTATTGGAAGCGAAAGTCGGACAATTTTGGCTCCAACGACCTGATTTCAGCTGAAAGCTCAAAACTCCGTTCGAAATTAAGAAAAGTGACTTTTAACTTTGATCCCAATTTTTCGctaaaattgaaagcaaaaattcaaAAGCTTTCAATTTTAGGCCAAAACTGAACTTTGGAGCACGCTCATGTTTTTGGAACGAGCATGTCTACATAATTATTAAGCGAGGTTCATTTTCACCGCAATAATTCACTTCACTGACAAAACGAATTGTTTCCAGCGGAATAGTAGCAGAAGCAGAGTAAAGAAAATCCTCACGGCCTGTTTTCGAGTCGAAGGAGAGTTTTTTCTTGCCCTCACTTCCTTCCTTCCGTACCCTGTTAGTTGCAATAACACTAAGGCCTTTGAACAAAGATTCTTTCTCTATTTCATATTCGAACGATCAACGAATGCGTAGTTATTTGCCTTTGCCCTTTATTTCAACCCCTGGTGCTTACTTCAATAACATTTGATTGAAGGGCCTGATTTCGCGATCGCCGCAACTGCGTCTTATTTGTTTAGAGAGCGAAGTATATGGCCGTTCGCGTCTCCATTTGGAGAGCCCTGGTGTTGATATATTTCCATATCTATTTCCAAGTACTTTACAGCTATCTGGAAATAGTAACCGATAAATTGATGTATGcatgaaaaaatataaaaaggttCATCTCACCTCCATTACCACTTTTCTCATTTTGGTAACCTGATAGGCCCGCCAGGCTGCCTGGATAATTGAGGCAGCCTTCTGTTAAGAGAAAAGATAGAAAGTTTTAACTTTAACACCCaaccacaataaaaaaaatgctttcaagcaagaaaagaattcttttcttttaagatcTAAAAGTCAATAGTGACCAAAATCACCGATCGTAAGTGTGTTTATGGAGACGTAGTAAAGTTGGGAAATCAACTACAGAGGTTCCTACCTCTAACTTTTGGATTGCTCTTTTTTTATAACGCCTCCAGGCAGACTGGATGACGGTAGCTGCTctgtaaaatgtaaaaataaaagcaaggaAGTAGCAAGACTAAACTCAAATATTTACTACAGAAATCCAGATTGCATGGGTGGGACTGACTTCTTGTTCTGCTTAAAAACCCACTGCGCTGTAGTCAACGGGTATAAAATGAACATCCTCATGGAGATTCTAGTGATGAATTGCAATACCTACGAAAAAGTGAGATCGTTTTGTCTCgaagcaaaaaaaagaagatttgaAGTTTGTATATATGTTTCAAACGAAGTACAAAGaagcaaaacgaaaaaaatgtaTATTGCATTAATGACtggaaaacaacaataaaaagaaCAAAGAGAACAGCGAAGAgaaggaaatgaaagaaaatgtaacCCTGATCAGCGCCATAATTAAGCAACTACAGACTAGAATGAAGACTGGTTATGGAGAGACTGACGGAAGGACACAATGACTGACGTAGTTACCACTTGATTATAGCAGAAGAGGTAGGCACAAAACTCTTTACCCAAGTAAAAAAGGAGGAACTACTATACAAATAGCGACGGAATACAACAAATAAACTGATTAGGTTAAGAATTCCAGCCGACAGGAAACAGACCCGCGGCCGGTTGCGGTTGCCGAACGTATCGTCAGCGCTAACAATTGGTCAAGAAATATCGAAACCTACGTAGGCGCGCATACGGGCAAATTTTTGGTAGAGGGGGCGGTGAACCATTTGCCCAAAAATTCTCGCAAGTTGTCCAAATTTTGACGAAACAGAACTAGTTGAAAAAAAACGGTGGCGATATAACGTACTAACATAGGCCTACATATTAAGTGAAATAACTCTTACATATGAATCTATCATATGAGCTCATGAAACACGTCaaaagaaatagctgtctctGTCATTTCACCGGCCAAATCTTTCTATGTTACGATCTATATCACTGTTGGGGGCATACACGTATGGGAACCTATACGCTTCTATGGTAGTtgacgctggttagcgctaacaatGCTTCGAGCAACTTCGAGCAGGTGGCTATGTACAAACGCAGGCGAGGAATTGAAGCAGGGACTTCCTGCAACAAATCCAGCAGAGACCTGATCTCGGGACCTCAAGATTTAGAGTCCGCTGCCCCAACCACTTGGTCCGTGCGCTGCTTtcaaataaaagcaaatttcCGCGCGCGTGCATAATTTGATCGTCGAACGGTATCAATAAATCGATTGTGAATTCAAGTGTTCGTACCTCTCCTTGTTTGCCGATTTCTTTCCATCTGATGTCGATTCACTAGAAGAGAAGGAAACATAAAtgctgcaataaataaataaagtaacaaaagaaagaattatttttgtttttccaatttttGTTCGGGACTGCAGGGTGACACAATTGCGAAGTTCGTGTGTTTCACGATGTGTAAGCTGGAACAACGCCATTTCTGTGGGACGTTTAGCAAAACTTTTGCCAAAGTGGAAAACCATTATCACCGCACTACGCCCAAGGATCTTTTTTTAACACTGTTTTCCGGCACTCTTTGATTACTGTGAGGTTTCGGTAGTCTTCAATTAAATTCCTCTCCGTAAGGCGTTCACAACATTGTacctgaaaaaagaaatgacagcTTGCTGCCTCACCTTTTACTCTCAGTATCATTCCAAAAAATCCTGCCGACTATATCATGAATGGCAATAAATGCCATCCACACAGTTGGAATCATTGCGAAAGTCAGTTGTATGAATCAAACCTTTTGCACTTATCTAGCAAATGACGTGACAATGTTGGTTGAAGTGTTCTGTACATGCGCGCGCAACACGAAAACAGGCAAGCCCGTGATGGTTCTTGGGTACAAAAGAAGGTGAATTTTTACTGTACTCCACTGATACTCGAATGCAAGTTGACAGTTGTTTCGGGAGTCGTTTGGTTTGTTCAGGAGGGCTCATCCATTTTACAGATGGATTAAAAGAAATAAGTCCCTGTAAGTTCGTCAATGTCTCGGCCCCTCTGGAAATTGGTTTCTAGCTGTCTTCAGGCAAGCAGCAATCTAACTTCACGTACGTGACTAAAAAAGTTGAAAGTTTGATGAAAAGTAAGTTTCAGTTACACTAGCCATTTCACCAATGAAGTATCTCCAAACGCTctaaatttcttaaaaaaatatcaGGATTTTTTGTCAAGTCTATCCAGATATAATGTAAACAAGGCTTACACACACGTTGCACCAGCCCCGTAGTGTTGccatcaccgtacgcatgcCCACAActgcgcaccggtggctcacttggttgagcattgggctgtaacgcgggaggtcgtgacttcgactccggccggaccaacactcagaaTCTCACAACCCTTAATAGCTGttggacgttaaagaacccacacacaaTTCGtaaagagcagggcatgaagttcccggttctgtggtctggcatcactcattctgttctgggggcacatGTTAGCTCTACTtattacattaaaaaaagattgtgaactgagCCCTAAAGCAGTCTAGcaaaag
The nucleotide sequence above comes from Acropora muricata isolate sample 2 chromosome 12, ASM3666990v1, whole genome shotgun sequence. Encoded proteins:
- the LOC136892444 gene encoding abnormal spindle-like microcephaly-associated protein homolog — encoded protein: MRGDTSSAKNKGLHRLSESTSDGKKSANKERAATVIQSAWRRYKKRAIQKLEKAASIIQAAWRAYQVTKMRKVVMENAAAIIQTA